A genomic stretch from Chitinophaga agri includes:
- the dinB gene encoding DNA polymerase IV yields the protein MISLQHRSIAHFDMDSFFVSVECRDDNSLKGKPLLVGGMSDRGVVAACSYEARRYGIHSAMPMKVALKLCPHAIVRRGDMEKYSNVSREVTGLIADKAPLYEKSSIDEFYLDLTGMDKFFGSMKWTVELRQHIMKEMQLPVSFGLASNKMISKVATNEAKPNGQMEIHFGEEKSFLAPMPVEKLPMVGKETASQLHRRGVETVKTLSEIPVSLLEAWLGKNGISLWNKANGIDESPVVPYHEQKSISTENTFHTDTIDMQFIHAELVRMTEKIAFELRQQNKLTGCVTVKIRYSDFETVTKQMTIPYSSSDHVLLEKVKELFQKLYDRRLLIRLIGVRFSHLVHGNHQISLFDDTQEMISLYQAIDNIKNRFGWQYLMRGTNAGAQSKKGAVKQPDIIPYPKVR from the coding sequence ATGATTTCTTTGCAACACAGGTCCATTGCTCATTTTGACATGGACAGCTTCTTCGTATCAGTGGAATGCAGGGATGATAACAGCCTGAAGGGAAAACCACTGCTTGTCGGAGGTATGAGCGACCGGGGCGTGGTAGCTGCCTGTAGCTATGAAGCCCGCCGCTATGGCATTCATTCGGCTATGCCGATGAAAGTTGCGCTCAAACTGTGCCCGCATGCTATTGTCAGACGGGGAGATATGGAGAAATACAGCAACGTATCCCGTGAGGTGACCGGACTCATTGCTGACAAAGCCCCCCTGTACGAGAAATCATCTATCGACGAATTCTACCTTGACCTCACTGGTATGGATAAGTTCTTCGGCTCCATGAAATGGACTGTGGAACTTCGTCAGCACATCATGAAAGAGATGCAGTTGCCCGTTTCCTTCGGTCTGGCGTCTAACAAAATGATATCCAAGGTGGCCACCAATGAGGCCAAGCCTAACGGACAAATGGAGATCCATTTCGGAGAAGAAAAATCTTTCCTCGCGCCAATGCCAGTGGAAAAGCTCCCCATGGTGGGTAAGGAAACAGCCAGTCAGCTACACCGGCGCGGCGTAGAAACGGTCAAAACACTGAGTGAAATACCCGTCTCCCTGCTTGAGGCATGGCTGGGCAAGAACGGCATCTCCCTGTGGAACAAGGCAAACGGTATCGACGAGTCCCCTGTTGTACCGTACCATGAACAAAAGTCCATCTCCACCGAAAATACCTTTCACACTGACACAATAGATATGCAGTTCATCCATGCAGAACTTGTACGGATGACAGAAAAAATAGCTTTCGAACTGAGACAACAAAACAAACTCACCGGCTGTGTTACCGTAAAGATCCGCTACTCGGATTTTGAAACTGTTACCAAACAGATGACCATTCCGTATTCCAGCAGCGACCACGTCCTCCTGGAAAAAGTAAAAGAGCTGTTTCAGAAACTCTATGACAGAAGACTCCTGATCCGCCTGATCGGCGTCCGTTTCAGTCATCTCGTACATGGCAACCATCAGATCAGCCTGTTCGATGATACCCAGGAAATGATCTCGCTCTATCAGGCCATAGATAACATTAAAAACCGCTTCGGATGGCAATACCTGATGCGGGGCACCAACGCAGGCGCTCAATCGAAAAAAGGGGCTGTAAAACAGCCTGATATCATACCCTATCCTAAAGTGAGAT